The Fortiea contorta PCC 7126 genome has a segment encoding these proteins:
- the cbiB gene encoding adenosylcobinamide-phosphate synthase CbiB produces MTDNIYILIIAALLDFLIGDPWGFPHPVQFMGWAISRITNVARQYCHNPLTQRITGIILGVVLIIGTGVVGWLVIYGAKLLHPLLGIVLESILLASCFALRSLKVAAATVLQPLTAGKLQQSRQLLSNYVGRDTENLSEAEILRAVLETVTENATDGVMAPLFYAIFGAFIPVVGAAPLALAYKASSTLDSMVGYREAPYTYLGWFSARLEDGLTWLPCRLTVMTLALLSGKPLHVWRICRRDAVADPSPNSGWSECAYAAILGVQMGGINWYRGVVKYKPLLGDAIHPITQISIHKALQLTGYCFLLWLGIAVAILLIPLNR; encoded by the coding sequence ATGACTGATAACATCTATATCTTAATTATTGCTGCTCTTTTAGATTTCTTAATTGGCGATCCGTGGGGTTTTCCTCATCCAGTACAATTCATGGGGTGGGCAATTTCTCGTATTACTAATGTTGCTCGCCAATACTGTCACAATCCCCTAACCCAAAGAATCACGGGAATCATATTAGGTGTTGTCTTAATAATTGGTACTGGGGTAGTTGGTTGGTTAGTAATTTATGGTGCTAAATTGCTACATCCCCTATTGGGAATTGTTTTAGAAAGTATCCTTCTAGCTAGCTGCTTTGCTCTGAGGAGTTTAAAGGTAGCAGCGGCTACTGTTTTACAACCTTTGACGGCGGGAAAGTTGCAACAGAGTCGTCAACTTCTCAGTAATTATGTTGGTCGAGATACAGAAAATCTTTCAGAAGCAGAAATTTTGCGCGCTGTTTTGGAAACGGTGACGGAAAATGCTACTGATGGGGTAATGGCGCCACTGTTTTATGCAATTTTCGGTGCATTTATTCCGGTTGTGGGGGCAGCGCCTTTAGCTTTAGCATATAAAGCTAGTAGTACTCTGGATTCGATGGTGGGTTATCGTGAAGCTCCCTATACTTATCTGGGTTGGTTTAGTGCGCGGCTGGAAGATGGCTTAACTTGGCTTCCCTGTCGCTTAACGGTGATGACTCTGGCGTTGTTGTCTGGTAAACCTTTGCATGTGTGGCGAATTTGTCGCCGAGATGCTGTCGCTGATCCGAGTCCTAATTCTGGGTGGAGTGAGTGCGCCTATGCGGCAATTTTAGGGGTACAGATGGGTGGTATTAATTGGTATCGTGGAGTGGTGAAATATAAACCTCTTTTGGGAGATGCTATTCACCCCATCACACAAATTAGCATTCACAAGGCTTTGCAATTAACTGGATATTGCTTTTTACTGTGGTTAGGGATAGCTGTCGCTATATTATTAATCCCCCTCAACAGGTAA
- the pyrR gene encoding bifunctional pyr operon transcriptional regulator/uracil phosphoribosyltransferase PyrR, whose protein sequence is MYMKVVEILSSEELRRTVTRLSSQIIEKTRDLHQLVLLGIYTRGPLLAEMLARQIEALEGVSVEVGAIDITFYRDDLDKIGLRTPAKTDIPFDLTGKTVVLVDDVIFKGRTIRAALNAVNEYGRPEVIRLAVLVDRGHRELPIHPDFIGKLLPTAKEEIVKVYLQDFDGRDAVELIGD, encoded by the coding sequence ATGTATATGAAAGTAGTTGAAATTCTCTCATCAGAAGAACTCCGCCGCACTGTGACTCGTTTGTCCTCGCAAATTATAGAAAAGACGCGCGATTTACATCAGCTAGTCCTGTTGGGTATTTATACCAGAGGGCCGCTGTTAGCCGAAATGTTAGCGCGTCAAATTGAAGCGTTGGAGGGTGTATCTGTGGAGGTAGGCGCGATAGACATAACATTCTATCGGGACGACCTTGACAAAATTGGATTACGAACTCCAGCAAAAACCGATATTCCTTTTGACCTGACGGGAAAAACAGTTGTGCTTGTGGATGATGTGATTTTCAAAGGAAGGACGATCCGCGCTGCTTTAAATGCAGTAAACGAATACGGTAGACCGGAGGTAATTCGATTAGCTGTGCTGGTAGATAGGGGACATCGTGAATTACCCATACACCCAGATTTTATTGGTAAGCTACTCCCTACCGCGAAAGAAGAGATTGTCAAAGTTTATTTGCAAGATTTCGATGGTAGAGATGCGGTGGAGTTGATTGGAGATTAG
- a CDS encoding D-alanine--D-alanine ligase family protein, giving the protein MSKLRVGLLFGGRSGEHEVSISSAKAIATALNAEPNASKYEILPFYIQKDGRWLGGEEPQHLLGSSVALPESPSPDHNQIVSDPQNQILSPWQSPSQVAEVDVWLPILHGPNGEDGTIQGLLTLMQTPFVGSGVLGSALGMDKIAMKMAFDQAGLPQVKYQAITRAQVWSNPCVFPKLCDEIEAVIGYPAFVKPANLGSSVGIAKVRSRQELEAALDNAATYDRRLIVEAGVVAREVECAVLGNDQPQASVVGEITYDSDFYDYETKYTAGKADLLIPAPLPDAITHQIQDMALQAFAAVDAAGLARVDFFYVEATGEVLINEINTFPGFTATSMYPQLWAHSGIPFPELVDRLIQLALERYKGES; this is encoded by the coding sequence ATGAGTAAATTGCGGGTGGGATTGTTATTTGGTGGTCGTTCTGGAGAGCATGAAGTTTCTATTAGTTCCGCAAAAGCGATCGCCACAGCCCTAAATGCAGAACCAAATGCTAGCAAATACGAAATCTTGCCGTTTTACATCCAAAAAGATGGTCGTTGGCTAGGAGGAGAAGAACCCCAACACTTACTAGGGTCTAGTGTAGCGCTCCCAGAATCCCCGTCCCCAGACCATAATCAAATAGTATCAGACCCCCAAAACCAAATTCTCAGTCCCTGGCAATCACCCTCCCAAGTCGCCGAAGTCGATGTGTGGCTACCAATTCTTCACGGCCCCAACGGCGAAGATGGTACAATTCAAGGCTTACTCACCTTAATGCAAACCCCCTTCGTTGGTTCTGGAGTTTTGGGTTCAGCCTTGGGGATGGATAAAATCGCCATGAAAATGGCCTTTGACCAAGCCGGATTACCGCAAGTAAAATATCAAGCCATCACCAGAGCGCAAGTGTGGTCAAATCCTTGCGTATTTCCCAAACTTTGTGACGAAATCGAAGCCGTAATAGGTTATCCAGCTTTTGTCAAGCCCGCTAACCTCGGTTCTTCAGTAGGAATTGCCAAAGTGCGATCGCGCCAAGAACTAGAAGCCGCTTTAGATAACGCCGCTACTTATGATCGTCGCCTCATTGTGGAAGCAGGAGTAGTCGCCAGAGAAGTAGAGTGCGCCGTTTTAGGCAACGATCAACCCCAAGCCTCTGTAGTGGGGGAGATTACCTACGACAGCGATTTTTACGATTATGAAACTAAGTATACTGCAGGCAAAGCAGATTTATTAATTCCCGCCCCACTCCCAGACGCCATCACTCACCAAATTCAAGACATGGCTCTCCAAGCATTCGCCGCCGTCGATGCAGCTGGCTTGGCTAGGGTAGACTTTTTCTATGTCGAAGCCACAGGAGAAGTACTCATCAACGAAATCAACACCTTTCCCGGTTTCACCGCCACCAGCATGTATCCTCAACTATGGGCACACAGCGGTATCCCCTTTCCAGAATTAGTTGATCGACTAATTCAACTAGCTTTAGAAAGATACAAGGGTGAAAGCTGA
- a CDS encoding lysophospholipid acyltransferase family protein: MSETRLHEQTKLGWSLDQRDPRFIEAVMPILGWFYHYYFRVQTSGWENISPDEKVLFVGSHNGGLAAPDMVMMMYDWFRRFGVEKPVYGLMHPVAWEAFQPVARLAAKAGAIIAHPKMAYAALRSGASVLVYPGGAEDIFRPHSLRNQIYFAGRQGFIKLALRENVRIVPVISTGAHDTLFVLTDIYDIVEQLHKWGMPWLLGIDPVVFPIYLGLPWGLAIGPLPNIPLPVPIHTRVCPPIKFERYGREAASDRYYVNECYELVLSQMQHELDALVKLTGAS; the protein is encoded by the coding sequence ATGTCAGAAACACGACTACACGAACAGACAAAACTCGGATGGTCTTTGGATCAGCGAGATCCAAGATTCATTGAAGCCGTCATGCCCATATTAGGGTGGTTCTATCACTATTATTTTCGCGTCCAAACCAGCGGTTGGGAAAATATCTCACCTGACGAAAAAGTACTTTTTGTTGGCTCCCATAATGGCGGTCTTGCGGCTCCTGATATGGTGATGATGATGTATGACTGGTTTCGCCGATTTGGTGTGGAGAAACCAGTTTATGGTTTGATGCATCCTGTTGCTTGGGAGGCTTTCCAGCCGGTAGCCCGATTAGCAGCTAAGGCTGGGGCGATTATTGCTCACCCGAAAATGGCTTATGCGGCTTTGCGTTCTGGCGCTAGCGTCCTTGTCTATCCTGGTGGCGCTGAGGATATTTTTCGTCCCCATTCTTTACGCAACCAAATCTATTTTGCTGGTCGCCAAGGCTTTATCAAATTAGCATTGCGGGAAAATGTGCGGATTGTCCCTGTAATTTCCACCGGTGCTCATGATACTTTGTTTGTCTTGACTGATATTTACGATATTGTTGAGCAACTGCACAAGTGGGGGATGCCTTGGTTGTTGGGTATTGATCCGGTGGTTTTTCCTATTTATTTGGGTTTACCTTGGGGATTAGCAATTGGGCCGTTACCGAATATTCCTTTACCTGTTCCGATTCATACGCGGGTTTGTCCACCAATCAAGTTTGAGCGCTATGGACGGGAAGCTGCGAGCGATCGCTATTATGTTAATGAGTGCTACGAATTAGTTCTTAGTCAGATGCAGCACGAGTTAGACGCTTTAGTCAAGCTAACTGGTGCTTCGTAG
- the miaB gene encoding tRNA (N6-isopentenyl adenosine(37)-C2)-methylthiotransferase MiaB produces the protein MTTSKRRYHITTFGCQMNKADSERMAGILEDMGFEFSADPNHADLILYNTCTIRDNAEQKVYSYLGRQAKRKHDQPNLTLVVAGCVAQQEGESLLRRVPELDLVMGPQHANRLKDLLDSVFEGNQIVATEPVHIMEDITQPRRDSKVTAWVNVIYGCNERCTYCVVPGVRGVEQSRTPEAIRAQIAELGEQGYKEITLLGQNIDAYGRDLPGTTPEGRHLHTFTDLLYYVHDVPGIERLRFATSHPRYFTERLIKACAELPKVCEHFHIPFQSGDNELLKAMARGYTHEKYRRIIDTIRRYMPDASISADAIVGFPGETEAQFENTLKLTADIGFDMLNTAAYSPRPGTPAALWDNQLSEDVKSDRLQRLNHLVNIKAAERSQRYAHRIEEVLVEDQNPKDTTQVMGRTRGNRLTFFTGDINELKGQLVKVKITEVRAFSLTGEPVEVRQAVSV, from the coding sequence AATTCTCAGCCGATCCTAATCATGCAGATTTGATTCTTTATAATACTTGCACAATTCGAGATAATGCCGAGCAAAAAGTATATTCTTATTTAGGCAGACAAGCCAAACGCAAGCATGATCAGCCTAATTTAACTTTAGTCGTTGCTGGTTGCGTTGCTCAACAAGAAGGAGAAAGCTTGCTGCGACGCGTGCCAGAATTAGATTTGGTGATGGGGCCGCAACACGCTAACCGTCTCAAGGATTTACTAGATTCAGTCTTTGAAGGTAATCAAATTGTCGCCACAGAACCAGTCCACATCATGGAAGATATCACCCAACCGCGCCGTGACAGCAAAGTTACCGCTTGGGTGAATGTGATTTATGGTTGTAATGAACGCTGTACTTATTGCGTCGTTCCTGGTGTACGCGGTGTGGAACAATCCCGGACACCAGAAGCCATCCGTGCACAAATAGCGGAATTAGGAGAGCAAGGTTACAAAGAAATTACCCTCCTTGGTCAAAATATTGACGCTTATGGTAGAGATTTACCAGGAACGACACCAGAAGGGCGACATCTGCATACCTTTACAGATTTACTCTACTATGTCCATGATGTGCCGGGAATAGAAAGATTGCGTTTTGCTACAAGTCATCCCCGTTATTTTACGGAGCGATTAATTAAGGCTTGTGCAGAGTTACCCAAGGTGTGCGAGCATTTCCACATTCCCTTTCAATCTGGAGACAACGAACTTTTGAAAGCGATGGCGCGGGGTTATACACACGAAAAATATCGCCGGATTATCGACACAATTCGCCGATACATGCCAGATGCTTCAATTAGTGCAGATGCGATCGTCGGTTTTCCTGGGGAGACGGAAGCACAATTTGAGAATACCCTCAAATTAACAGCAGACATTGGTTTTGATATGCTCAATACCGCCGCCTATTCACCCAGACCAGGAACACCAGCGGCTTTGTGGGACAATCAATTAAGTGAAGACGTAAAAAGCGATCGCCTACAAAGATTAAACCATTTAGTGAACATCAAAGCTGCCGAGCGATCGCAGCGTTACGCCCACCGCATCGAAGAAGTGCTAGTAGAAGACCAAAACCCCAAAGATACAACCCAAGTTATGGGACGCACACGGGGTAATCGTCTCACCTTCTTTACTGGTGATATTAACGAGTTGAAAGGACAGTTAGTTAAGGTGAAAATTACTGAAGTTCGCGCTTTTAGCTTAACTGGGGAACCTGTGGAGGTGCGTCAAGCTGTATCGGTTTAA